GCGATGACCGGGCAGTCCGCCAGCCCGGCGACGACGCTCGCCAGCGCCCCTTCCATACCTGCCAGCACAATGATCACCGAGGCGTCCATGATCTCGTCGGTGTGCGAGAGCAGCCGGTGCAGCCCGGCAACCCCCACATCGTAGAGCCGCACGATCTCGTTGCCGAGGGCCTGCGCGGTGATCGCGGCCTCCTCGGCGACCGGCTGGTCGCTGGTGCCGCCGGTGGCGATCACGATGCGTCCCATGCCGTCGGGCGGCGGCATCGTCCCGGCGACGGCGATGCGGGCCTCGGGGAAGTACTCCAAGCCCATTCCGGTATCCAGGCCCGCTTCCAGCTCAGCAGCGGCATCGGTCTCCAGACGCGTGATGAGCACCGCGTGCTGGCCTGCGGCAAGCAGCGCGGCAGTGATCGCCCGGATCTGTTCCGGAGTCTTGCCCGAACCGTAGACGACCTCGGGGATGCCTTGGCGAAGTCCGCGGTGCAGGTCGAGCTTGGCGAAGCCCAGGTCTTCGAACGGCGCCTGCCGCAACCGCTGGACGGCGTCGTCCACGCCCACTTCGCCGCTGGCGACCTGCCGCAACAACCGCGTGGTCTCGCGCTGGTCCACTACCCCACCTGTTTCTGCCCGCTCACCGGGCCATCGAGAACGTTACAGCGAATCCCGCAGCCGACCTCACTGCAGGCCCGACGGGCGCACCGCGACCGACTCGATGACCGCATCCTCGGTTGCATCCAGGGCGAGCTTCACGGCCGCGGCCACCGATTCGGGACGCAGATAGGCCTCGGGGGTGTACGGACGCCCGGCCCGAGCCTGCAGTGCGACCTGCATGTCGGTGTCGACCCGGCCCGGATGGATCGAGGCCACCCGCAGCCGGCCACGTTCCTCTTCGCGGAGCGCGTCGGTGAAGGCCCGCAGGGCGAACTTGGACGCGGAGTAGGAGCCGTTGCCCGCTCCGGCGTGGAAACCGGCACCGGAGTTGATGGTGACTACCTGACCGTGTGAAGCGCGAAGCAGCGGCAGCAGCAGCCGCGTCAGATCGGCCACGGCAACAACGTTGAGCTCGAACTGGCGGCTCCACGTCTGGCGCGAGGTCTGGGCAATGGTGCCCCCCTCGCAGATCCCCGCCGAATGCACGACCGCATCCAGGCTGTCCAGCTCGGCTGCCGCGTTCGCGACCGCCATTGGATCGGTGAGATCCGCGACGAAGGGCGCAGCGTCCGGGAGCAGGTCGACCACCGGCTGGACCGTTTCGATTCGGGTGCCGCCCACCAGCACCCGCCAGTCACTCGCCAGCGCATCCGCGACTGCCCGTCCGATGCCGCGACTGGCCCCGGTGATCAATACGACTCGTCGCTTCGCTGCTGTCATGTCTCTATCCTATTGGGGTCGCCCAGAGCGGCTCACGAGCTGACAGGCGCGGGGCCGAACACCCCGGTCAGAGCCTCCATCTTGGCGTTGGCAAGCAGAAATAAGGGCAGCTACCCGTTTGGCGACCGTGGTTTTGCATTCGGCTCGAACTTCACGCTATAGTTTCCGAGTTGCCTGAACAAGGCAACGCGACCTGGCCCCGTAGCGCAGTTGGTTAGCGCGCCGCCCTGTCACGGCGGAGGTCGCGGGTTCGAGTCCCGTCGGGGTCGCCAAGGCCAGGTAGCTCAGTTGGTAGTAGCGTTCGCCTGAAAAGTGAAAGGTCGGCGGTTCGACCCCGCCCCTGGCCACCCCGACATGCCTGATCAGGCCCACCATCGCGGTCGAGATGGGGCCCATAGCCGGCTTGAGCCAGCCAACTCCGGGCAGGCGCGAATGCGGCTGGCCCACTCGTCCACTGAGCAGTACGTACGTGCCTCCCCCGTCCGCCCACTCCTGAACGCTCGACGTAAATGAGTTCGCTCGCGTTGCAACAGAAGCGAACTCACTTACGGCGAGCGAACAGTACCGACAGCGAGCGAACAGTACCGACAGCGAGCGTACTGCCGGCCGGACTCAGCGCACGTAGACCTTCATCCAGCGCGTGATCTCCGCGAAAACCTCATCGCGCACCGGCTGCGGCGACAGCGTCAGGTCGTGCAAGCCGCCCTCGATACGAATCAGGGTCACCACTGGCCCCAACCGCCATGCCAGCGGAGCCAGCTTGTCGACAGCGAGCACCAGGTCGACCGATTTGAGAGACTCATCCCACTCGGTTGCGTTCAGATCGCTGCGAGCGCTGATCATCATCAGAACCGGGCATTCGATCGCCAGCCCGGCTGCGACTTTGGCCTGGCCTGCCAGGATGGCTTTCACCCAACCGAGGCGGGGGATGAAGCCCTTGTTCGATTTGTAGTCCAGGTCGTAGTCCCACTCGCCCTTCATGGAACTGGAGATGCTCTCGGCATACAGGGCCGATTCGCTGACCGGGATTCCGGAGGTGGGTTTGAACGCCGCCGCCGTCTCCAGCAGTGGCCGCTTCGCGCGCAGCATCAGATCGGACCCGCTCATGTCCAGCCAGGGTGAGTTGAGCACGACCCCATTGACCGGACGGTCGGTCTGGGCGGCCCACAGGCTGGCGATCAGCCCGCCCGTGGAGTGGCCCATCAGCGTGATCAGGTCGTGCCCATCCTCGCCGATCAGCCGGTACGCCTCGTCGAGTTCACTGACGTAATCGTCCAGACTCGTGATGTATCCGGCGAACAGACCCGGACGCAGATTGCGGCCGTAGCGCCGCAGATCGATCGCGTAGAAGTCGAAACCGCGTCTGTTCCAGTAGTCAGCCAGGTGCGTCTGGAAGAAGTAGTCATTCCAGCCGTGGACGTACAACAGCGCCCGATCATGCTCGGGTTCGTTACGCCGGACCAGTGTCGCGGTCAGTGGCTCGTCCGGCTCACCGTCGACCGCTGCGGCATCGGCGACTTGCCAGGCACAAGCACGATAGCCGGGCAACAGACGATCATCTGTCCACATGGGCGAAACTCGGCGAGGCTGACCTCAGCGACGATCCTCGTCATCGTCAGGGTCGTACGCAACCAGGTCATCCTCGTCGTACTGACCCACGAGATCAGCGTATTGTTCCGGAATCTCGGCGTAGATGTCCTCCACGCTGCTGGATTCCCCACGGAGCTCTCGCTCCAGTGAAGCCAGATCTGTGTTCACCGCACGATACTTCAGATCGCGGGCTACCTTTGTCTGCTTCGCCTTTGCACGGCCGCGCCCCATATTGGGTCGACCCCCTCGCTTTGTCCCTCGCGACCGTAGCCGCGGCATAGTGAATAAGAAACTGTCGTGGCACCTAGGCTACCCAATCGAACGCCGCTAGGCCAAAGCCGGGCCGAAGCGTGGGCAGCCGATTTGGGCACCGGGCACCGTGGCATCGGCCACCGATCCCAGTCCGACAGGCAGATTCACCCTTGCGAATAATGAGAACCGACCGGCAACCCTTGAACCGGGGAGAACAGCTGTTTCAGCGGTGCTGCCCAGCCAGCTCCACCCGCGGATCCTCGGCGGACGATGCGACCATCTCGCCGCAGATCCAGGCGTCCACGCCGCGGTCGGCCAGCAGCTGCACGGCGGCGTCGGCGTCCTCGGGGGCCACCACCGCCGCCATCCCGACACCCATGTTGAGGGTCGCCTCGATATCGCGCTGACTCACCTGCCCCAACCGCTGCACCAGCGCGAAGATCGCCGGCGGCGTCCACGCTCCCCGGTCCAGATGCGCGGTGACTGTGCCGGGCAGCACGCGGGCCAGATTGTTGGCCAGCCCACCACCGGTGATGTGGCTCATTGCGTGCACCTGGACGCCATGGATCAAGGCCAGCGCGTCCAGCGCGTAGACCCTGGTGGGCTCCAGCAGTTCCTCGCCGACGGTGCGGCCCAGCTCCGGGATCGACGCTTCCAGGCTCAGCCCGGCTTCGTCCAGCAAAACCCGGCGCACGAGCGAGTAGCCGTTCGAATGCAGGCCGGACGACGCCATCGCCACGACCACGTCGCCTGGACGCACCCGTTCGGCGCCGATCATCTCATCGGCCTCCACCACGCCGACCGTGGCGCCGGCCATGTCGAAATCGTCGGGTCCCATCAGCCCCGGATGCTCCGCGGTCTCACCGCCCAGCAGTGCCGCCCCGGCCGCCACGCACGCCTCGGCGATCCCGCTCACGATGCTGGCGATGCGCTCGGGGACCACATGTCCGCAGGCGATGTAATCGGTCACGAACAGAGGTTCGGCACCGCAGACCACCAGGTCGTCCACGAGCATGCCGATCAGGTCCCAGCCGACGGTGTGGTAGATGCCCATGGCCTGCGCGATGGCGACCTTGGTGCCCACCCCGTCGGTGCTGGTGGCCAGCACCGGACGCCGGTATCCCTTGAGCGCCGAGGCGTCGAAGCAGCCGGCGAAGCCGCCCAGCCCGCCCATCACCTCGGGCCGGGTGGCCCGCGCGACATGGCTCTTCATCAATTCGACGGCACGGTCGCCGGCCTCGATGTCAACCCCGGCGCGGGCGTAGGCGGACTGGCTCATGCGTTCTCCTGGTCGATGCCCAGCGCGGCCGCCGCCCCGTGGGGAATGTGAATCGGGTACTTTCCGTCGAAGCAGGCCGAGCACAGCTGACTGGCATCCAGCCCGACCGACATGTGCAGCCCGGCCAGGCTGACGTAGCCGAGCGAGTCGGCCTCGATCGCCTGCGCGATCTCTTCGGTGCTGAGCCCGGGCGCGATCAGCTCGGCGCGAGTCGCGAAGTCGATGCCGTAGAAACAAGGCCACTCCACCGGCGGGCTGCTGATGCGCACATGCACCTCTCTGGCCCCCGCCTCCCGCAGCATCCGGATCAGCGCGCGCTGCGTGTTGCCGCGCACGATCGAATCGTCCACCACCACCAGCCGCTTGCCGGCGATCACCTCGCGCAACGGATTGAGCTTGAGCCGGATGCCGAGCTGACGGATCGTCTGCGAGGGCTGAATAAAGGTTCGTCCGACGTAGGAGTTCTTCACCAACCCCATACCGAACGGGATACCGGATTCGCGTGCGTAACCCAGCGCGGCCGGGGTGCCCGATTCGGGCACGGGGATGACCAGGTCAGCTTCCACCGGATACTCGATGGCGAGCTG
The Brooklawnia propionicigenes DNA segment above includes these coding regions:
- a CDS encoding alpha/beta hydrolase, which gives rise to MWTDDRLLPGYRACAWQVADAAAVDGEPDEPLTATLVRRNEPEHDRALLYVHGWNDYFFQTHLADYWNRRGFDFYAIDLRRYGRNLRPGLFAGYITSLDDYVSELDEAYRLIGEDGHDLITLMGHSTGGLIASLWAAQTDRPVNGVVLNSPWLDMSGSDLMLRAKRPLLETAAAFKPTSGIPVSESALYAESISSSMKGEWDYDLDYKSNKGFIPRLGWVKAILAGQAKVAAGLAIECPVLMMISARSDLNATEWDESLKSVDLVLAVDKLAPLAWRLGPVVTLIRIEGGLHDLTLSPQPVRDEVFAEITRWMKVYVR
- the purM gene encoding phosphoribosylformylglycinamidine cyclo-ligase, whose translation is MSQSAYARAGVDIEAGDRAVELMKSHVARATRPEVMGGLGGFAGCFDASALKGYRRPVLATSTDGVGTKVAIAQAMGIYHTVGWDLIGMLVDDLVVCGAEPLFVTDYIACGHVVPERIASIVSGIAEACVAAGAALLGGETAEHPGLMGPDDFDMAGATVGVVEADEMIGAERVRPGDVVVAMASSGLHSNGYSLVRRVLLDEAGLSLEASIPELGRTVGEELLEPTRVYALDALALIHGVQVHAMSHITGGGLANNLARVLPGTVTAHLDRGAWTPPAIFALVQRLGQVSQRDIEATLNMGVGMAAVVAPEDADAAVQLLADRGVDAWICGEMVASSAEDPRVELAGQHR
- a CDS encoding DUF3073 domain-containing protein, producing MPRLRSRGTKRGGRPNMGRGRAKAKQTKVARDLKYRAVNTDLASLERELRGESSSVEDIYAEIPEQYADLVGQYDEDDLVAYDPDDDEDRR
- the larB gene encoding nickel pincer cofactor biosynthesis protein LarB produces the protein MDQRETTRLLRQVASGEVGVDDAVQRLRQAPFEDLGFAKLDLHRGLRQGIPEVVYGSGKTPEQIRAITAALLAAGQHAVLITRLETDAAAELEAGLDTGMGLEYFPEARIAVAGTMPPPDGMGRIVIATGGTSDQPVAEEAAITAQALGNEIVRLYDVGVAGLHRLLSHTDEIMDASVIIVLAGMEGALASVVAGLADCPVIAVPTSVGYGASYSGLAALLSMLNSCASGVSVVNIDNGFGAGYLASMINHMGVAK
- a CDS encoding SDR family oxidoreductase, translated to MTAAKRRVVLITGASRGIGRAVADALASDWRVLVGGTRIETVQPVVDLLPDAAPFVADLTDPMAVANAAAELDSLDAVVHSAGICEGGTIAQTSRQTWSRQFELNVVAVADLTRLLLPLLRASHGQVVTINSGAGFHAGAGNGSYSASKFALRAFTDALREEERGRLRVASIHPGRVDTDMQVALQARAGRPYTPEAYLRPESVAAAVKLALDATEDAVIESVAVRPSGLQ